The proteins below come from a single Oncorhynchus keta strain PuntledgeMale-10-30-2019 chromosome 1, Oket_V2, whole genome shotgun sequence genomic window:
- the LOC118372784 gene encoding beta-crystallin A1-2-like encodes MALTTPNPMGPWKITVYDQENFQGKRMEFTASCQNIMECGADNIRSLKVECGAWVGYEHSSFSGQQFVLERGEYPRWESWSGSNAYHIERLMSFRPVCSANHKESKIVVFERENFIGKQWEMNDDYPSLQAMGWGNNEIGSMQVQSGAWVCYQFPGYRGYQYIMECDRHGGEYKHYREWGSHAQTFQVQSLRRIQQ; translated from the exons ATGGCGCTGACTACTCCTAACCCAATGGGACCATGGAAG ATCACAGTCTACGACCAGGAGAACTTCCAGGGAAAGCGTATGGAGTTCACTGCTTCCTGCCAGAACATCATGGAGTGTGGCGCGGACAACATTCGCTCACTGAAGGTCGAGTGTGGAGC CTGGGTTGGGTACGAGCACTCCAGCTTCTCTGGGCAGCAGTTTGTGTTGGAGCGTGGAGAGTACCCTCGCTGGGAGTCCTGGAGCGGCAGCAACGCCTACCACATTGAGAGGTTGATGTCCTTCCGCCCAGTCTGCTCTGCC AACCATAAGGAGTCCAAGATTGTGGTGTTTGAAAGGGAGAACTTCATTGGCAAGCAGTGGGAGATGAACGATGACTACCCCTCCCTGCAGGCCATGGGCTGGGGCAACAACGAGATCGGATCCATGCAGGTCCAGAGTGGAGC CTGGGTATGCTACCAGTTCCCCGGTTACCGTGGCTACCAGTACATCATGGAGTGCGACCGTCATGGCGGAGAGTACAAACACTACAGGGAGTGGGGCTCCCACGCTCAGACCTTCCAGGTCCAGTCTCTGCGTCGCATCCAGCAGTGA